A window of the Lactuca sativa cultivar Salinas chromosome 5, Lsat_Salinas_v11, whole genome shotgun sequence genome harbors these coding sequences:
- the LOC111897840 gene encoding uncharacterized protein LOC111897840, whose protein sequence is MLICYNCKKPGHHWKNCRDPPASAVPHITSAIPVCYHCNETGHKKPECPKLKTGKGDRGTNPAIASSSKGTIMVTRGRAHQMTVEEPVITTTVADTYLLDSKPDVVMFDSGATHSFVSHTFINRLGRSIGKLAHPMVVDVVDNRTIYVTDVYRSCTLEFSGVEFPIDLIPIAMRELCVIIGMDWLDAFDAEIHCRKKQVRVRNPRGGELIIQGDIPRLAMASCSFAIALDDVPVVSDFNDVFP, encoded by the coding sequence ATGTTGATATGCTACAACTGCAAAAAGCCAGGGCATCATTGGAAGAATTGTAGGGATCCCCCTGCAAGTGCAGTACCTCATATTACTTCTGCAATTCCCGTCTGCTATCACTGCAACGAGACGGGACACAAGAAGCCTGAATGCCCGAAGTTGAAGACTGGTAAAGGAGACAGGGGTACAAATCCTGCAATTGCATCATCCTCTAAGGGAACCATTATGGTGACACGAGGTCGTGCTCACCAGATGACTGTGGAGGAGCCAGTGATTACAACGACAGTGGCAGACACTTATTTGCTAGACTCCAAGCCcgatgttgttatgtttgatagcgGTGCTACCCATTCTTTTGTATCTCACACGTTTATTAATCGTTTGGGGCGTAGTATCGGAAAATTGGCTCACCCAATGGTTGTCGATGTTGTCGACAACCGCACTATTTATGTCACCGATGTCTATCGGAGTTGCACTCTCGAGTTTTCTGGAGTTGAATTCCCTATTGATCTTATCCCTATTGCGATGCGAGAGCTCTGCgttatcataggcatggattggcttgatGCGTTTGATGCGGAAATCCACTGTCGTAAGAAGCAAGTTCGTGTTCGAAACCCTAGAGGTGGAGAACTTATTATTCAGGGGGACATTCCCCGCCTGGCTATGGCTTCTTGCTCTTTTGCTATAGCACTAGACGACGTTCCTGTCGTTTCCGACTTCAACGATGTCTTTCCGTAG